The window AAGGTTTCGCTGTTGAAGATGCTGCCTGTCTTTTTGCTGTCGGTTTGGCGGAGGCTGATTTTGACTCACCGTGGCTGCCCATTAAAGTCAAAGTAAGTTCACCTTGGCCTTTTGACCAGAATCTTCCCATTACAAGACTCTCCCAACCAAAACTTGGTAGCACATTCACCATGCATTATCACCAAGCcgaccccaaaacccacaatGGCAACCACGCCAAGACCCCTCTTCGTTTACGGCACCTTGTGTGCTCCAGAGCTGCTTGCCATGCTCCTCCGAGAATCAGATGAGACCGCCCCCGACGTCGACAAAATGCTCCCCATGCTGCAACCTGCAACCGTCAAGGGATATGAGCGGCGTTCGTTATACTTCGGCAGTGGTTACGCCCAGCAGCCCGCGGCAATTGCCTCCAAAGACCCAAATGCCTCGATCTAGGGCTGCCTCCTCACACTAGCGACCACGTCTCAACGTCGGCAACTCGACAACTTcgaaggtgaaggagaggcaTACAAGTGCGTTCCCGTCCGGGTTCACATCGCTACCGATCAGTCAGTAGCGGCAGACATGTACCTCTGGAATGGCCCGATGGAGAAGATATCTCCTGATCCTTGGGACTTTGCCGCCTTTGTCAAAAATGGGCTGCAGGACTTCTTCCTCAATGTTTTTGAAGGAATGGaatttggtggtgaagacgaCTAGTAAACTTGCAGAAGAAAATATGGACCACAGCTTGGTCGAA is drawn from Podospora pseudocomata strain CBS 415.72m chromosome 1 map unlocalized CBS415.72m_1, whole genome shotgun sequence and contains these coding sequences:
- a CDS encoding uncharacterized protein (EggNog:ENOG503PE8P; COG:S): MLPVFLLSVWRRLILTHRGCPLKSKPLFVYGTLCAPELLAMLLRESDETAPDVDKMLPMLQPATVKGYERPTTSQRRQLDNFEGEGEAYKCVPVRVHIATDQSVAADMYLWNGPMEKISPDPWDFAAFVKNGLQDFFLNVFEGMEFGGEDD